The following coding sequences lie in one Aquabacterium olei genomic window:
- a CDS encoding [protein-PII] uridylyltransferase: MTLDIAALRNDFRAAKTDLLTRFQDARATSASASTLLLHLARLVDRTLTRLWEDVDMPKGGALVAVGGYGRGELFPYSDIDVLVLLPVVPSASGEDLCAPKVEAFISACWDIGLEIGSSVRTVDECVEEARRDVTVQTALLEARFICGTRARFEELEASTHEHMDVPAFLTAKLLEMRQRHTKYEDTPYALEPNCKESPGGLRDLQVVLWLARAARLGRNWAELARNGLLTAFEARQLQRNEGLLKLIRTRLHQIAGRREDRLVFDLQTAVATSFGYESTKALRASEALMRRYYWAAKAVTQLNQILILNIEERVRGSHDAPMRRIDERFFDRGGFLEVARDDLYEHDRHAIFGTFLALQQDKTLKGLSARTLRALYNARNVMDASFRRDPANHAAFMQLLKADHGQTHLLRLLNQTSVLGRYLWVFRRIVGQMQHDLFHVYTVDQHILMVVRNMRRFFIPEHAHEYPYCTQLASEWDKPYLLYVAALFHDVAKGRGGDHSELGAVEVRRFCKDHGITGEDARLVEFLVAEHLTMSRVAQKEDLSDPDVIQAFARRMGSERFLTGLYLLTVADIRGTSPKVWNAWKGKLLEDLYKLTLRALGGARPHLDAEIEARKQQARHTLALYFMPAGIEQKLWATLDTSYFARHDSADIAWHTRMLWRHVETLKPVVAARLSPVGEGLQVLVYAPDRPDLFARICGYFDRAGFSIQDARIHTSKTGYAIDTFQILTAGSAQFEGVHYRDLIALVENQLAEGVASDAPLHDPSRARLSRRVKSFPVQPRVSLRPDERAQRWLLTVSASDRSGLLYVIARTLARHQINVQLAKVSTLGERVEDTFLVTGDVLRGDKAQLQVETELLTALEA, encoded by the coding sequence ATGACCCTGGACATCGCCGCCCTGCGGAACGACTTCCGCGCTGCCAAGACCGACCTGCTGACGCGTTTTCAGGACGCCCGGGCCACGTCTGCCTCGGCCAGCACGCTGCTGCTGCACCTTGCCCGGCTGGTCGACCGCACCCTGACCCGGTTGTGGGAGGACGTCGACATGCCCAAGGGCGGTGCGCTCGTGGCAGTCGGGGGCTATGGCCGCGGCGAACTCTTTCCCTACTCCGACATCGACGTGCTGGTGCTGCTGCCGGTGGTGCCCTCGGCCTCCGGAGAAGACCTCTGCGCACCCAAGGTCGAGGCGTTCATCAGCGCTTGCTGGGACATCGGGCTGGAGATCGGCTCCAGCGTGCGCACCGTTGACGAATGCGTCGAAGAAGCCCGCCGCGACGTCACCGTGCAAACTGCCTTGCTGGAGGCCCGCTTCATCTGCGGCACCCGCGCCCGCTTCGAGGAACTGGAAGCCAGCACCCACGAGCACATGGACGTGCCGGCCTTCCTCACAGCCAAGCTGCTCGAGATGCGCCAGCGCCACACCAAGTACGAGGACACGCCGTACGCACTCGAGCCCAACTGCAAGGAAAGCCCGGGCGGCCTGCGTGATCTGCAGGTGGTGCTGTGGCTGGCGCGCGCCGCCCGCCTGGGGCGCAACTGGGCGGAACTGGCCCGCAACGGCCTGCTCACTGCGTTCGAAGCGCGCCAGCTGCAACGCAACGAAGGCCTGCTCAAGCTGATCCGCACGCGGCTGCACCAGATCGCCGGGCGCCGCGAAGACCGGCTGGTGTTCGACCTGCAGACCGCCGTGGCCACCAGCTTCGGCTACGAAAGCACCAAGGCCCTGCGCGCCAGCGAAGCGCTGATGCGACGTTATTACTGGGCGGCCAAAGCGGTCACCCAGCTCAACCAGATCCTCATCCTCAACATCGAGGAACGCGTGCGGGGCTCACACGATGCGCCCATGCGCCGCATCGACGAGCGCTTCTTCGACCGCGGCGGTTTCCTGGAAGTGGCCCGCGACGATCTCTACGAGCACGACCGCCACGCCATCTTCGGCACCTTCCTGGCCCTGCAGCAGGACAAGACCCTGAAGGGCCTGTCGGCCCGCACCCTGCGCGCGCTCTACAACGCCCGCAACGTCATGGACGCGTCCTTCCGGCGCGACCCGGCCAACCACGCCGCCTTCATGCAGTTGCTGAAGGCCGACCACGGCCAGACCCACCTGCTGCGCCTGCTGAACCAGACCTCGGTGCTGGGCCGCTACCTGTGGGTGTTCCGCCGCATCGTCGGCCAGATGCAGCACGACCTGTTCCACGTCTACACGGTCGATCAGCACATCCTGATGGTCGTGCGCAACATGCGCCGCTTCTTCATTCCGGAGCACGCGCACGAGTACCCCTACTGCACGCAACTGGCGTCCGAGTGGGACAAGCCTTACCTGCTCTACGTGGCCGCCCTCTTCCACGACGTGGCCAAGGGCCGCGGTGGCGACCACTCCGAGCTGGGTGCGGTGGAAGTGCGCCGCTTTTGCAAGGACCACGGCATCACCGGCGAAGACGCCCGGCTGGTCGAGTTCCTCGTGGCCGAACACCTCACCATGTCGCGCGTGGCGCAGAAGGAAGACCTGTCCGACCCGGACGTCATCCAGGCCTTCGCGCGGCGCATGGGCAGCGAGCGTTTCCTCACCGGCCTCTACCTGCTGACCGTCGCCGACATCCGCGGCACCAGCCCCAAGGTCTGGAACGCCTGGAAGGGCAAGCTGCTCGAAGACCTCTACAAGCTCACCCTGCGTGCACTGGGCGGCGCACGGCCCCACCTGGATGCCGAGATCGAGGCGCGCAAGCAGCAGGCGCGGCACACCCTGGCGCTGTACTTCATGCCCGCCGGCATCGAGCAGAAGCTCTGGGCCACGCTGGACACCAGCTACTTCGCCCGCCATGACTCGGCCGACATCGCCTGGCACACCCGCATGCTGTGGCGCCACGTCGAAACGCTCAAACCCGTCGTGGCCGCACGGCTCTCGCCGGTGGGCGAAGGCCTTCAGGTGCTGGTGTATGCGCCCGACCGCCCTGACCTCTTCGCCCGCATCTGCGGCTACTTCGACCGAGCCGGATTCAGCATTCAGGATGCGCGCATCCACACCTCGAAGACCGGCTACGCCATCGACACGTTCCAGATCCTCACGGCGGGTTCCGCGCAATTCGAAGGCGTGCACTACCGCGACCTGATCGCCCTTGTCGAGAACCAGCTGGCTGAAGGCGTCGCATCCGACGCGCCGCTGCATGACCCCTCACGAGCTCGGCTGTCGCGTCGGGTGAAGTCTTTCCCGGTGCAGCCCCGTGTGAGCCTGCGGCCCGATGAACGCGCCCAGCGCTGGCTGCTGACCGTCTCCGCCAGCGACCGCTCCGGCCTGCTCTACGTGATCGCCCGCACGCTGGCCCGCCATCAGATCAACGTGCAACTGGCCAAGGTCAGCACCCTGGGCGAGCGCGTGGAAGACACCTTCCTCGTGACAGGCGATGTGCTGCGCGGGGACAAGGCCCAGCTGCAGGTCGAAACCGAGCTGTTGACCGCCCTCGAAGCCTGA
- a CDS encoding ribose-phosphate diphosphokinase has translation MPDLLLHFADEAVPAQRLAAELGVPAAEIERHRFPDGEWRLRLPVDEAGGLPAHLIVYRSLDRPNEKLIELLLLARQARLLGAAHLTLVAPYLAYMRQDIAFHPGEVVSQRVIGQFLADLFSAVITVDPHLHRVATLAEAVPVARALALSGAPMLAQLVAAHHASPVLIGPDAESAQWIDSAAAGRGWRHGVCTKTRHGDRDVRITLPEVDVRGQAVVLIDDVASSGRTLAEAARLLLAAGAQSVDAAVTHALFADDALSFMQQAGIRHVWSTDCIAHPSNAAPMAPLLAEAVRTVQQALRHNTAPR, from the coding sequence ATGCCAGACCTCTTGCTCCACTTTGCCGACGAGGCTGTGCCCGCCCAGCGCCTGGCCGCCGAGCTGGGCGTGCCTGCCGCCGAAATTGAACGCCATCGTTTCCCCGACGGCGAATGGCGCCTCCGCCTGCCCGTGGACGAGGCCGGTGGCTTGCCCGCCCACCTGATCGTCTACCGCAGCCTGGATCGCCCTAACGAAAAACTGATCGAGCTGCTGTTGCTGGCCCGGCAGGCCCGTCTGCTGGGCGCCGCCCACCTGACGCTGGTGGCGCCTTACCTCGCCTACATGCGGCAGGACATCGCCTTCCATCCGGGCGAGGTGGTCAGCCAGCGGGTCATCGGTCAGTTCCTCGCCGACCTGTTCAGTGCCGTCATCACGGTCGACCCGCACCTGCACCGCGTGGCCACGCTGGCCGAAGCCGTTCCCGTGGCCCGGGCGCTGGCCCTGTCCGGCGCGCCCATGCTCGCGCAGCTGGTGGCCGCACATCACGCCTCGCCCGTTCTCATCGGCCCGGACGCGGAATCGGCGCAGTGGATCGACAGCGCCGCGGCCGGCCGCGGCTGGCGCCACGGGGTCTGCACCAAGACGCGCCATGGCGACCGTGACGTGCGGATCACCTTGCCTGAGGTCGACGTGCGCGGACAGGCGGTCGTGCTCATCGACGACGTGGCCAGCTCCGGGCGCACCCTGGCCGAGGCCGCCCGCCTGCTGCTGGCTGCGGGCGCGCAGTCCGTGGATGCGGCCGTGACCCACGCCCTGTTTGCCGACGACGCGCTGAGCTTCATGCAGCAGGCCGGCATCCGGCATGTGTGGAGCACCGACTGCATCGCCCACCCGAGCAACGCCGCCCCCATGGCGCCGCTGCTCGCCGAGGCCGTGCGCACCGTGCAGCAGGCGCTGCGGCACAATACGGCCCCTCGTTGA
- a CDS encoding DUF2322 family protein, with amino-acid sequence MAFADNLKQLPPVAHLAALELINAAGEVAARIENKPGQAGSLAVYAALAAKHGSIDTAAAEEGLEIYAEHTADSRANPGKHPNIDRLLAVIASGQGYTVRLVPQAG; translated from the coding sequence ATGGCCTTTGCCGACAACCTCAAGCAACTGCCCCCGGTCGCCCATCTCGCGGCCCTCGAGCTGATCAACGCCGCTGGCGAGGTCGCCGCCCGCATCGAGAACAAGCCCGGCCAGGCCGGCTCGCTCGCGGTGTACGCCGCCCTGGCCGCCAAACACGGCAGCATCGACACTGCGGCCGCCGAAGAAGGCCTCGAGATCTACGCCGAACACACCGCCGACTCGCGCGCCAACCCCGGCAAGCACCCCAACATCGACCGCCTGCTGGCCGTCATCGCATCGGGCCAGGGTTACACCGTGCGCCTGGTGCCGCAGGCGGGCTGA
- a CDS encoding thymidine phosphorylase family protein: MSPPLSQPSPTPDTLTPLRLKRVAIDTYRENVAYLHRECAIYRAEGFQALSKVEVRANGRRILATLNVVDDACIVGPDELGLSEDAFAQIGVPSEHPATVSQAEPPTSISALHRKIAGERLTHADYQAIVRDIVDHRYSKIELTAFVVATNQGELDREEVYDLTAAMAGVGRRLDWKAHPVVDKHCIGGIPGNRTSMLVVPIVAAHGMLCPKTSSRAITSPAGTADTMEVLANVEPPFERLQEIVHTHRGCLAWGGTSELSPADDVLISVERPLSIDSPGQMVASILSKKVAAGSTHLLLDIPVGPTAKVRTVPEAQRLRKLFEFVSRRMGLTIDVVITDGRQPIGYGIGPVLEARDVMRVLRNDPRAPHDLRQKSLRLAGRMLEFDPDVRGGEGYAIARDILESGRALERMQAIIEAQGARAFDPEHPDLAPLTFEVTAPQDGMVTGIDNLHLARIARLAGAPKVQGAGVDLLHKLGDTVKAGDTLYRVHAAFPTDLGFARQACERTSGFMLGSPADLTDLHVEF, translated from the coding sequence ATGTCACCTCCCCTCTCCCAGCCCAGCCCGACACCCGACACCCTGACGCCGCTGCGCCTCAAGCGCGTCGCCATCGACACCTACCGCGAGAACGTCGCCTACCTCCACCGCGAGTGCGCCATCTACCGGGCCGAGGGCTTTCAGGCCCTGTCCAAGGTCGAAGTGCGCGCCAATGGGCGCCGCATCCTGGCAACGCTGAACGTGGTCGACGACGCCTGCATCGTCGGGCCTGACGAGCTGGGCCTGTCGGAAGACGCCTTCGCCCAGATCGGCGTGCCGTCCGAGCACCCGGCCACCGTCAGCCAGGCCGAGCCACCCACCTCCATCTCGGCCCTGCACCGCAAGATCGCAGGCGAGCGCCTGACACACGCCGACTACCAGGCGATCGTGCGCGACATCGTCGACCACCGCTATTCCAAGATCGAGCTCACCGCCTTTGTGGTCGCCACCAACCAGGGCGAGCTCGACCGTGAAGAGGTCTACGACCTGACCGCGGCCATGGCCGGCGTCGGCCGGCGCCTGGACTGGAAGGCCCACCCGGTGGTCGACAAACACTGCATCGGGGGCATCCCGGGCAACCGCACGTCGATGCTGGTCGTGCCCATCGTGGCGGCGCACGGCATGCTGTGCCCCAAGACGTCTTCGCGCGCCATCACCTCGCCCGCGGGCACGGCCGACACCATGGAGGTGCTGGCCAACGTCGAACCGCCATTCGAGCGGCTGCAGGAAATCGTGCACACCCACCGCGGCTGCCTGGCCTGGGGCGGCACCAGCGAGCTCTCGCCGGCCGACGACGTGCTGATCTCGGTCGAGCGCCCCCTGTCCATCGACTCGCCCGGCCAGATGGTGGCGTCCATCCTGTCGAAGAAGGTGGCGGCGGGCTCCACCCACCTGCTGCTCGACATCCCGGTCGGCCCGACCGCCAAGGTGCGCACCGTGCCCGAGGCGCAGCGCCTGCGCAAGCTGTTCGAGTTCGTTTCGCGGCGCATGGGGCTGACCATCGATGTTGTCATCACCGACGGCCGCCAGCCCATCGGCTACGGCATCGGCCCGGTGCTCGAGGCGCGCGACGTGATGCGCGTGCTGCGCAACGACCCGCGCGCGCCCCACGACCTGCGTCAGAAATCACTGCGGCTGGCCGGCCGGATGCTGGAGTTCGACCCCGACGTGCGCGGCGGCGAAGGCTATGCCATCGCCCGCGACATCCTCGAATCGGGCCGGGCCCTCGAGCGCATGCAGGCCATCATCGAAGCCCAGGGCGCCCGTGCATTCGACCCGGAACACCCCGACCTCGCGCCGCTCACCTTCGAGGTGACGGCCCCGCAGGACGGGATGGTCACGGGCATCGACAACCTGCATCTGGCCCGCATTGCCCGGCTTGCGGGCGCGCCCAAGGTGCAAGGCGCCGGCGTCGACCTGCTGCACAAGCTGGGCGACACCGTGAAAGCCGGCGACACGCTGTACCGCGTGCACGCAGCCTTCCCCACCGACCTGGGCTTTGCCCGCCAGGCGTGCGAGCGCACCAGCGGCTTCATGCTGGGCAGCCCGGCTGACCTCACCGACCTACACGTCGAGTTCTGA
- the purL gene encoding phosphoribosylformylglycinamidine synthase, translated as MSTLMHFEGGNALAPHQIHALLPKLQAINPKITAVHARHVHWVAADQALAAGEVDKLAALLNYGDAYEGPQDGELIVVAPRLGTLSPWASKATDIAHNCGLAIRRVERVTEYRLTLKAGLLGSLTGGAKGLTADELAACAALLHDRMTESVLLAREEARHLFDEKPGQPMAHVDVLARGRAALEEANVSFGLALSDDEIDYLVNAFTGLKRNPTDVELMMFAQANSEHCRHKIFNAKFTIDGHEQDLSMFGMIRHTEKVSPQHTVVAYSDNASIMEGHAIERWMPEGYTNAPQYKAREELAHVLMKVETHNHPTAISPFPGASTGAGGEIRDEGATGRGSRPKSGLTGFSVSNLHLPGTNEPWEQNPVGKPEHIASPLQIMTEGPLGGAAFNNEFGRSNLGGYFRVFEQTVGEGAEAIRRGYHKPIMIAGGIGTISAEQTKKIVFGAGTLLIQLGGPGMRIGMAGAAASSMAAGTNAADLDFDSVQRGNPEIERRAQEVINHCWGLGANNPILAIHDVGAGGISNAFPELVDGAGKGARFDLSKVPLEETGLAPKEIWCNESQERYVLAIAPESLPIFTAMCERERCPFGVIGTATDALELILEDTTQPQADKAVDMPMEVLLGKPPKMHRVVERVQWDGGQLDLTGVPLEQVAMDVLRHPTVASKRFLITIGDRTVGGLNHRDQMVGPWQVPVADVAVTLADFKGFAGEAMAMGERTPLASVNAPASGRMAVGEAITNLLAAPIELPRVKLSANWMAACGEKGEDAALYDTVKAVGLELCPALGISIPVGKDSLSMRTKWSDNGATKQVTAPVSLIVTAFASIGDVRGTLTPQLVTQENGQPLDTTLILVDLGEGKKRMGGSMLAQVLNQFGNEVPDVDNPELLKATVNAVNALRADGKLLAYHDRGDGGLWATVCEMAFAGHTGVSINVDMLVTESAGIDDSRADFGDSKNWAGQVGERRNELTLKALFNEELGVVLQVRTAERDAVLQVLRAHGLSKHTHVIGKPNLKGQAAQEVQVWRDAKPVLTAPLEQLHKTWDEVSWRIAQLRDNPACADSEHAAVGAPADPGMSLHLTFDPLDDVAAPFIHKARPKVAILREQGVNSHVEMAYAMHQGGFDTFDVHMSDLQAGRARLDQFQGFVACGGFSYGDTLGAGEGWARSIMFNPQLAEQFAAFFGRTDTFALGVCNGCQMLAALSPIIPGAQDWPKFTHNQSTRFEARLSLVEVLESPSLFFQGMAGSRMPIAVSHGEGFANFAQRGDPAKVHRALRYVDNTGAPTEVYPCNPNGSPEGLTAVTTADGRFTAMMPHPERVFRNIQMSWTSGDKSAPSPWLRMFRNARKWVG; from the coding sequence ATGTCGACCCTGATGCACTTCGAGGGCGGCAACGCCCTGGCTCCCCACCAGATCCACGCGCTGCTGCCGAAGCTGCAGGCCATCAACCCGAAGATCACGGCCGTGCATGCGCGGCACGTGCACTGGGTGGCCGCGGACCAGGCCCTGGCCGCCGGTGAGGTCGACAAGCTGGCCGCGCTGCTGAACTACGGCGACGCCTACGAGGGCCCGCAGGACGGCGAACTGATCGTGGTGGCGCCGCGCCTGGGCACGCTGTCGCCCTGGGCCTCGAAGGCGACCGACATTGCGCACAACTGCGGCCTGGCGATTCGCCGCGTGGAGCGCGTGACCGAGTACCGCCTGACGTTGAAGGCCGGTCTGCTGGGCTCGCTGACGGGCGGCGCCAAGGGCCTGACCGCCGACGAACTGGCCGCCTGCGCCGCGCTGCTGCACGACCGCATGACGGAAAGCGTGCTGCTGGCCCGCGAGGAAGCTCGCCACCTGTTCGACGAGAAGCCCGGCCAGCCCATGGCCCATGTGGACGTGCTGGCCCGCGGCCGTGCGGCGCTGGAAGAAGCCAACGTGAGCTTCGGCCTGGCGCTGTCGGATGACGAAATCGACTACCTGGTGAACGCCTTCACCGGCCTGAAGCGCAACCCGACCGACGTCGAGCTGATGATGTTCGCCCAGGCGAACTCGGAGCACTGCCGCCACAAGATCTTCAACGCGAAGTTCACCATCGACGGCCACGAGCAGGACCTGTCGATGTTCGGCATGATCCGTCACACCGAGAAGGTGAGCCCGCAGCACACCGTGGTGGCCTACTCGGACAACGCCTCCATCATGGAAGGCCACGCCATCGAGCGCTGGATGCCCGAGGGCTACACCAACGCGCCGCAGTACAAGGCGCGCGAAGAGCTGGCCCACGTGCTGATGAAGGTGGAAACGCACAACCACCCGACGGCGATTTCGCCGTTCCCGGGCGCTTCGACGGGCGCCGGTGGTGAGATTCGCGACGAAGGCGCCACGGGCCGCGGCTCGCGTCCGAAGTCGGGCCTCACGGGTTTCTCGGTGTCGAACCTGCACCTGCCGGGCACGAACGAGCCGTGGGAGCAGAACCCCGTCGGCAAGCCCGAGCACATCGCCAGCCCGCTGCAGATCATGACCGAAGGCCCGCTGGGCGGCGCCGCGTTCAACAACGAGTTCGGCCGTTCTAACCTGGGCGGCTACTTCCGCGTGTTCGAGCAGACGGTGGGTGAGGGCGCCGAGGCCATCCGCCGCGGTTATCACAAGCCCATCATGATCGCCGGGGGCATCGGCACGATCAGCGCCGAACAGACGAAGAAGATTGTGTTCGGTGCGGGCACGTTGCTGATCCAGCTGGGCGGCCCGGGCATGCGCATCGGCATGGCCGGCGCAGCGGCGTCGTCGATGGCGGCGGGCACCAACGCGGCCGACCTCGACTTCGACTCGGTGCAACGTGGCAACCCGGAGATCGAGCGCCGCGCGCAGGAAGTCATCAACCACTGTTGGGGCCTGGGCGCGAACAACCCGATTCTGGCGATCCACGACGTGGGCGCCGGCGGCATCTCGAATGCCTTCCCCGAACTGGTGGACGGCGCGGGCAAGGGGGCGCGCTTCGACCTGAGCAAGGTGCCGCTGGAAGAAACCGGCCTGGCCCCGAAGGAAATCTGGTGCAACGAGAGCCAGGAACGCTACGTTCTGGCCATTGCCCCGGAAAGCCTGCCCATCTTCACCGCGATGTGCGAGCGCGAGCGCTGCCCGTTCGGCGTGATCGGCACGGCCACCGATGCGCTCGAACTGATCCTCGAAGACACGACCCAACCGCAGGCCGATAAGGCCGTGGACATGCCGATGGAGGTGCTGCTGGGCAAACCGCCCAAGATGCACCGCGTCGTTGAGCGCGTGCAGTGGGACGGCGGCCAGCTGGACCTGACCGGCGTGCCGCTGGAGCAGGTGGCGATGGACGTGCTGCGCCATCCGACCGTGGCCAGCAAGCGCTTTTTGATCACCATTGGCGACCGCACCGTGGGTGGCCTGAACCACCGCGACCAGATGGTGGGCCCGTGGCAGGTGCCCGTGGCCGACGTGGCCGTGACCCTGGCCGACTTCAAGGGCTTTGCCGGCGAGGCGATGGCCATGGGCGAGCGCACGCCGCTGGCGTCGGTCAACGCGCCTGCATCCGGCCGCATGGCCGTGGGTGAGGCGATCACCAACCTGCTGGCAGCGCCGATCGAGCTGCCGCGCGTCAAGCTGTCGGCCAACTGGATGGCGGCCTGTGGCGAAAAGGGCGAAGACGCCGCGCTGTACGACACCGTGAAGGCCGTGGGCCTGGAGCTGTGTCCCGCGTTGGGCATTTCCATCCCGGTGGGCAAGGACTCGCTGTCGATGCGCACCAAGTGGAGCGACAACGGGGCCACCAAGCAGGTGACGGCGCCTGTGTCGCTGATCGTGACCGCATTCGCGTCGATCGGCGACGTGCGTGGCACGCTGACGCCGCAGCTGGTGACGCAGGAAAACGGCCAGCCGCTGGACACCACCCTGATCCTGGTGGACCTGGGCGAAGGCAAGAAGCGCATGGGCGGCTCGATGCTGGCCCAGGTGCTGAACCAGTTCGGCAACGAGGTGCCGGACGTCGACAACCCCGAGCTGCTCAAGGCCACGGTGAATGCGGTGAACGCCCTGCGCGCCGACGGCAAGCTGCTGGCCTACCACGACCGGGGTGACGGCGGCCTGTGGGCCACCGTGTGCGAGATGGCCTTTGCGGGCCACACCGGGGTCAGCATCAACGTCGACATGCTGGTGACGGAAAGCGCCGGCATCGACGACAGCCGCGCCGACTTCGGTGACTCGAAGAACTGGGCCGGCCAGGTGGGCGAGCGTCGCAATGAGCTGACGCTCAAGGCGCTGTTCAACGAAGAACTGGGCGTGGTGCTGCAGGTGCGCACCGCCGAGCGTGACGCCGTGCTGCAGGTGCTGCGTGCACACGGCCTGAGCAAGCACACCCATGTGATCGGCAAGCCCAACCTGAAGGGCCAGGCCGCGCAGGAAGTGCAGGTCTGGCGCGATGCCAAGCCTGTGCTGACCGCGCCGCTGGAGCAGCTGCACAAGACCTGGGACGAGGTGAGCTGGCGCATCGCCCAGCTGCGCGACAACCCGGCCTGTGCCGACAGCGAGCACGCCGCCGTGGGGGCGCCGGCCGATCCGGGCATGAGCCTGCACCTGACCTTCGACCCGCTGGACGATGTGGCCGCGCCCTTCATCCACAAGGCACGCCCCAAGGTCGCCATCCTGCGCGAGCAGGGCGTGAACTCGCACGTGGAAATGGCCTACGCCATGCACCAGGGCGGCTTCGACACCTTCGACGTGCACATGAGCGACCTGCAGGCCGGCCGCGCCCGCCTGGACCAGTTCCAGGGCTTTGTGGCGTGCGGCGGCTTCAGCTATGGCGACACGCTGGGTGCCGGTGAAGGCTGGGCCCGCTCCATCATGTTCAACCCGCAGCTGGCCGAGCAGTTTGCGGCCTTCTTCGGCCGCACCGACACCTTCGCGCTGGGCGTGTGCAACGGCTGCCAGATGCTGGCCGCCCTGAGCCCCATCATCCCGGGTGCGCAGGACTGGCCGAAGTTCACCCACAACCAGAGCACGCGCTTCGAAGCACGCCTGAGCCTGGTCGAGGTGCTGGAAAGCCCGTCGCTGTTCTTCCAGGGCATGGCCGGCAGCCGCATGCCGATCGCCGTGTCGCACGGTGAAGGCTTTGCCAACTTCGCCCAGCGTGGCGACCCGGCCAAGGTGCACCGCGCGCTGCGCTACGTGGACAACACCGGCGCGCCGACCGAGGTGTACCCGTGCAACCCGAACGGCTCGCCCGAAGGCCTGACCGCGGTGACGACGGCCGATGGCCGCTTCACGGCCATGATGCCGCACCCGGAGCGCGTGTTCCGCAACATCCAGATGAGCTGGACCAGCGGCGACAAGAGTGCTCCGAGCCCGTGGCTGCGCATGTTCCGCAACGCCCGCAAGTGGGTGGGCTGA
- the map gene encoding type I methionyl aminopeptidase: MSITIKTGAEIDAMRVAGRLASEVLDYLTPFVKPGVTTEELDRLAHDYMVNVQGCVPAPLNYAPGGHKPYPKSICTSINHQVCHGIPNDRPLKDGDIVNIDITVIKDGWHGDTSRMFICGNGSIAAKRLCAFTYEAMWKGIAKVKPGARLGDIGHTIQTFAENNGFSVVREFCGHGIGRKFHEEPQVLHYGRPGTLEELKPGMIFTIEPMINAGKRDIKSLGDGWTIVTKDRSLSAQWEHTVLVTETGYEVLTLSAGSPPIPDFVSAAQTASA, translated from the coding sequence ATGAGCATCACCATCAAGACCGGCGCCGAGATCGACGCCATGCGCGTCGCAGGGCGCCTCGCCTCCGAGGTGCTGGACTACCTCACGCCGTTCGTGAAGCCCGGCGTCACCACCGAAGAGCTGGATCGCCTCGCCCATGACTACATGGTCAATGTGCAGGGCTGCGTGCCAGCGCCCCTGAACTACGCGCCGGGCGGCCACAAGCCCTACCCCAAATCGATCTGCACGTCGATCAACCACCAGGTCTGCCACGGCATCCCGAACGACCGCCCCCTGAAGGACGGCGACATCGTCAACATCGACATCACCGTCATCAAGGACGGCTGGCACGGTGACACGAGCCGCATGTTCATCTGCGGCAATGGCTCGATCGCGGCCAAGCGCCTGTGCGCCTTCACCTACGAAGCCATGTGGAAGGGCATCGCCAAGGTCAAGCCCGGTGCACGCCTGGGCGACATCGGCCACACCATCCAGACCTTTGCCGAGAACAACGGCTTCTCGGTGGTGCGCGAGTTCTGCGGGCACGGCATCGGCCGCAAGTTCCACGAAGAGCCGCAGGTGCTGCACTACGGCCGCCCCGGCACACTGGAAGAACTCAAGCCCGGCATGATCTTCACGATCGAGCCCATGATCAACGCCGGCAAGCGCGACATCAAGTCGCTGGGTGATGGCTGGACCATCGTCACGAAGGACCGCTCGCTGTCCGCTCAGTGGGAGCACACCGTGCTCGTCACCGAAACCGGCTACGAAGTGTTGACGTTGTCGGCCGGCAGCCCGCCCATCCCGGACTTTGTCAGCGCCGCCCAGACCGCCAGCGCCTGA